The Thermococcus sp. CX2 genome includes a window with the following:
- a CDS encoding metallophosphoesterase: MLIALISDVHSNWEALQAVWDEVKDADVILCMGDLVGYGASPNEVVEFFREQMERRKILCVRGNHDNAIAFGTEWGFNPYARQAVRWHQRVMSTENLEFLRKLPVRQLFIDEVGRSCLLIHGSPRAPLDEYLFPWLPDSEFRAVLSYVKQDDLLVGHTHVPMLKEMAGRRIINPGSVGQPRDGDWRASYAIIDADTQKIEFHRVEYDVQEAARKIIEADLPRFLAERLYDGY; this comes from the coding sequence ATGCTCATCGCCTTAATAAGCGACGTTCACTCCAACTGGGAGGCTCTCCAGGCGGTGTGGGATGAGGTTAAAGATGCCGACGTAATCCTCTGCATGGGCGACCTGGTCGGCTACGGGGCCTCACCAAACGAGGTGGTGGAGTTCTTCAGGGAGCAGATGGAGCGGAGAAAAATCCTCTGCGTCCGTGGAAACCACGACAACGCGATAGCCTTTGGCACCGAGTGGGGCTTCAACCCCTACGCGAGACAGGCCGTCAGGTGGCACCAGCGCGTCATGAGCACCGAGAACCTCGAGTTCTTGAGGAAACTGCCCGTAAGGCAACTGTTCATCGACGAGGTCGGGAGGAGCTGCCTCTTAATCCACGGCTCGCCGAGGGCACCGCTTGATGAGTACCTCTTTCCCTGGCTTCCCGATAGCGAGTTTAGGGCCGTTCTGAGCTACGTTAAGCAGGACGACCTTCTCGTCGGCCACACGCACGTTCCAATGCTCAAGGAGATGGCCGGCAGGAGGATAATCAATCCCGGCAGCGTCGGCCAGCCGAGGGACGGCGACTGGAGGGCGAGCTACGCCATCATAGACGCTGATACCCAAAAAATTGAGTTCCATCGTGTAGAATATGACGTTCAGGAAGCGGCCAGGAAGATAATCGAAGCTGATCTTCCGAGGTTTTTGGCGGAAAGGCTCTACGATGGGTATTAA
- a CDS encoding PRC-barrel domain-containing protein, with translation MVKIMASKLRDVELITDTGIRLGWVYDLSFDEETGDILVIVAEPDEDLDTSEFVTDHEGLLLIPISAVKSIGEVIIIDSSKLAVKSKLRRIGPVNETEATEE, from the coding sequence ATGGTCAAGATAATGGCTTCCAAGCTTAGGGACGTCGAGCTGATAACCGACACAGGAATAAGGCTCGGCTGGGTTTACGACCTTAGCTTCGATGAGGAAACCGGCGATATTCTCGTTATCGTGGCCGAGCCCGACGAGGACCTCGACACGAGCGAGTTTGTTACGGATCACGAGGGGCTTCTGCTCATTCCGATAAGCGCCGTCAAGAGCATCGGCGAGGTTATTATCATAGACTCCAGCAAGCTCGCCGTCAAGTCCAAGCTCAGGAGGATCGGCCCAGTAAATGAGACCGAAGCAACCGAGGAGTGA